From the genome of Arthrobacter russicus:
GCATACTTTGCCAGTTTGCTCGGCATAGGTGAATTCGGCTCTGGCCTGGCTGATCTCGGCTTTGAATCGGGTCGATCCGCAGATGCATACGATGCCATTCATCGCTTGACCTTCGATTCTGTCGCTGGGCGCCCTTGCTTGGTGTGCCCTGCCTCTGTTAAGCGTACTCATGCCGCCCTCCGAAGGCAGAAGAACGCGGGGGCGAAGTTGTCACCCAGATGGGGGCAGTGCACAGCGGGACCATGCGCCTGCGGTGTGCGCTTCAAAGAGGTTCCGCTTGTCGGTGCCTGATGCTTTGATATGAAGATGAGCAAAGCCGCGAACGCCCGGATTTGGCAGTTGGTCCATCAAGAGCGCTCGGCGCTAGTGGAGGATCTGCGCGGTCTCGGCAGTGAGCAGTGGAACGCGCCATCGTTGTGCCGGGGCTGGAGCGTGCACGACGTGCTGGCGCATTTGGTCGACGTGGCCAAAACCACGCGCCTGGGCTTCGCTCGTCGGATGATCGCGGCCCGGTTCGACTTCGACCGGGACAACCAAGCCGGCGTCGATCGCGAGCGGCGTACCGGTCCGGCGCAGACGCTGGCGGCATTCGAAGCGGTACTGGGCCGAACCTCCACCCCGCCGGCGGATCTTGCCACCCGGCTGATCGAAGAAATCGCGCACGGTGAGGATATTCGGCGTCCGCTGGGCATCCGTCGGAA
Proteins encoded in this window:
- a CDS encoding maleylpyruvate isomerase family mycothiol-dependent enzyme, which gives rise to MSKAANARIWQLVHQERSALVEDLRGLGSEQWNAPSLCRGWSVHDVLAHLVDVAKTTRLGFARRMIAARFDFDRDNQAGVDRERRTGPAQTLAAFEAVLGRTSTPPADLATRLIEEIAHGEDIRRPLGIRRNYPIEAATPALPYLVKTSKNFGGGKERCAGLRLVATDADFSHGEGPEVRGGAVTLLLALSGRKVDDAELDGPGSVEFLGRLDG